Genomic window (Streptosporangium brasiliense):
GCCGGCGGCGCGGAGCGTCTGGTGGGCGGCGGTGGACAGGCACAGCAGGGGGCGGGCGCCGTCGAGGCCCAGGTCGCGCAGGTGCCGCGCCATGGGATGGGCCGTCCGTCCGACGGTCAGCCGTGCCCGCGGCGCGGGATGCGCCCGTCCCCGGCCCCGCGTCTCGACGCACGACCGCAGCGTGGTGCCCCCGTGGCGTGAGTAGCTGACCAGGTCCCGGCCTTCGATCGGGACTCCAGGGCCGAGCGGCCCCCGGAGGGTGAGGAGCCTGTCGTCCGGGCCGCCGACCACGATACGGGCGGAGCGCGCGGTGAGCCGGATGTCCAGGGGGGCGACGGACGGCCGGCGGCCCCAGATCTCCGGAGCCACGGCCGACACGGTGTCGGCGTCGACCACGGAGCCGACGGAGCAGCTGCCGGAGTGCCGGCGGTCCGCCCTCCGGAGCAGATCGGGCCAGATCCGGAACGGCCGCGGCCGCCACGGATCGTGCACGATGATCCCGAGGTCGACCTCGCGGTAGCCCCCCAGGCTGGTCCGCCGGTCCCAGGAGGCGTGGAGGGCGACGAGGGCACGCCCCGCGATCCGGACGGCGGGCCCGAGCCCGGTCTCCTCCAGCAGGGCCGCCGCCACGCCCGGGTCGGCGGCGAAGTAGGCGGTGAGGGCGGAGCCGTCCTGGCACCTGACCGGCAGTTCGAGCGCTCCCCGCGACGTCGTCGCCGGATAGGTCGGCACGGTCAGGAAGGGGAAGCCCTCGGGGTGGGGGGCGCGGTCGAACAGCAGGTAGATCTGTGAGCGGGTGACCGGCCCCCGGTACGGCGTGAGCTGTCGGTCGATCCGGTCGCGGGCCTCGGGCAGGTCGTTGGCGATGTTGGCGGCGTAGTGCTCGATGCTGTGGCAGATCGGGAACAGGTGGGTCGAGTCGAAATAGTCCACCACATACCAGTCAGGATGCAGGTCGAAGCAGTTGCCCGCGCCCTGCCCGTCCAGAGTGGGGATGATGTCGTGCTGGTTGGTGACGCTGGCGATCCAGGTCCGCGGGTCCGCGGGCCTCTTGAAGTCGACCGGCGATCCGACGGCCACGGCGTGGGTGACGGTGTAGCGGGCGCAGAATCCGGTGTCCTGCACCAGGTTCATGATCGCCGCACCGCCCGAGCTGTGCCCGATCAGGGCGATCTCGGCCCCCGGCGGGATGCCGAAATCGTCGATGGCTTTGATCAGTGCGCGGCTGTAGGGGCCGCTGTCCAGTACGGCGCTGCTGAAGGCGCCGAGCAGATCCTGCGGGGAGTCGGTGTCGGGCCGGCCGGGTCTCATGCCGGGCACCTGGACGACGTGGCGCACCACGCCGTCCGGGCCCGTCACGCTCTGGATGAGCATCCGCCCGGTCGTGCCGACGACGCCGATGTTGGCGAGGAAGTCGAGCAGCGAGCCCCGCGATCCCAGCCGTGCGGCCTCGGCGGGGTCCGGCTCCAGGCGGCGTGCGGCTCCGTCTCCCGTGTCGAGGACCGCTATGGCCCGGTTGCTCAGGCCGGTGATCGGATCGGCGCTGGCATACCCCTTCCCGGTCGCGATCAGCCACGCGGCGGTGTCGTTGAGCGGGTTCTCGTCCAGCAGGGCCCGCAGGGCGAGAACCTCGCCGAAGACCGGGGCAAGCCCGCTGAGGGTGCGTACGGCGCCGCGGTCCTTCAGCAGGGCGCGCAGTGCCCGGACCGACTCGATGTCGCGGTCGGCGCCGACCGCTCCGATGAGCCTGCTCAGCAGCGGGTCGTCGAGCAGCTCCGGGTGGTTCAGGGTCACGGCGGTGATCCGCAGCCGCAGCGAGGTCGCCAGGATGAGGACGGCCAGGCTCTCGGCGCCCGCCATGCCGCCCAGCTTGGCCGCGAGAGCGCCCAGCCGGCCGCCGGCGACCGCGTATCCGAGCCCGTTGCGGTCCGTCACCGCACGGAGCAGGGCACGCTGTGCCCGGTATCCCTCCGCCGGGGCGCGCGGCAGGGCGCCGAGCACGGCACCGTCGGTGAGCGCCGCGGTGGCGTGGACGGACGCCTCCTGGACCGCCGTCCCGATGTCGGCCAGCTCACGGGCCGCGGCACGCAGCAGCTCCGCGACCGCGGCCGGGGCACTTTCGGCCAGGGCGCCCTCGGCTGCGGCACCTCCGGCCGGGGTGACTCCGGCCGGGGCGTCTCCGGCCGAGGGGCTCTCGGCTCGGGCACCTTCGACCGGGGCGCCTGTGGCCGGAGAGTCTCCGGCTGGGGCGCCCGCCCCGCGGGCGTCGGGGCGGGGGTGGTCCGCGGCGGCATCTCCGCCGCTCACCGCGTCGCCTGCCAGGTCAGGCTCACCGGACGCGGCCGCGGGTCTTCGGGGACGTTGCGGTGGAGCACGTCCGACAGCGTCCGCGTGGTGGCGATGATCTTCATCCCGGCCGGGGAGAAGGTCGCGGCGTTGAACACCCGCGAGGCCAGCAGGGGATTGGTCAGCGCCTGCGAGAAGGCGTCAATGGCGATGATCTTTGTGAGGAGCGGCGGCAGCATGGCCTCCGGGGCCCCCGGCTCCTCGGCGAACAGGCCGACGTACAGGTCCAGGTCGTCGACGCTCCGGTAGAGCCCACGCAGCGCCTCGCTCACCCTCGGGTCACCGGAGACCTGATCGAAGCGGCGCACGCGGGGGAAGCGGCAGTGCTCGCGGTAGCCGTTGTAGGGGGCCAGGTTCAGTGCGCGTGAGTCGGCGATGCTGGCCACGTCGACCTCCCGCAGGACGGGGTCGGTGTTGAACAGGCCGATACGGCCGGCGCGCTGCCGGGAGGCGTCCTCGAAGAGCCGGCCCAGACCCGGCCCGGGGATGAGCGCTCCTCCGATCATGGTCTCCGCCATCGGGAGCTCCCGGCCGCCCACGGACAGGGTGGAGGGGATCAGGCTGTGCCAGCGGTATACCAGGTTGAACTCCGCCGAGGCCCAGTTCTGCCGGTGCCAGGGCGCGTGGGCCAGCATGGCCGACAGCCGTGGGTCGAGGGTGAAGCGGAAGTGATACGGGGTGATGTGGTTGATGTATTCCTCCACCACCAGCTTGATGAGGAGGACGATGAGGATGTTGCGCGCCGTCTGGAACAGGCGTTCGTCGTCCCAGCGCGGATAGTGCCCGGCCAGCAGGCGTGCCACCCTGTTGTGCTCGCGCAGGAAAAGCACCGTGAGCATGGTGAAGCCGATCTGGATGTTGCCCCGGTCGCTGCCCGTCGCGAACAGGGTGTCGCGCTGCGCGTCGGTGAGCTCCGCGAAACGGATCACACCGAGGGCGGAGAACTCGGATTTGACCTTGCCGTTCTCGCAGAGGTGGGGAGGGAACTCCGCGCCGTTGATGAGCTGGCTCTTGAGCAGTCCGCCGTCGAACGTCCGCAGGGCGGCGGTCGCCGTGTCGTCGAGCCCGTAGAGCTGGTTCAGGTCGATGTGGTGGTTGGAGCTGTTCTTGCGCGGATCTCTGGGGACGTGGGTGTCGCCGCGGAGGAAGCCGTCGGTGAACCACTGGGCGAAGTAGGCGAACAGCACGGTGGACCGGGGGCACGGGATCATGGCGTCGCCGCGGGTGAACAGGTCGGCGGCGCGCTCGGGGGTGGGCCGGCCGCTCCCGTCTCCCGTGGCCGGTGGCATGTGGCGCCCGTTGAACGTCCGGTCGGTCAGTGAGGCCCACGAGGTGTAGTCGGCCATGGTGCTCAGCGGCTCGGGCCGGGGCGGCATCTCGCGGATCGCGTGGTCGATCAGCGAGGCGTTGAGGCGCCGCCGTACGGGCTGGACGCGCTGGGCGAGGTCCCAGAGCGGGCGCCCGTTGGTCAGGGCCAGGAACCTCAGCCGGTTGGCGGCGCCGTCGGTCGCGATGCTCCGCGCGCTCGCTCTGGTGGGCTTCACCGTCACGCCCCCTTCCCCGCCGGGCCGAGCCCCAGGACGTATCGGTCGGGGAAGATCCCGTGGGCGCGGACGATCACCCCGTCCGGCGGTGGGAGCGGGTGCAGGCCGGGGCGGCGGAGCAGGCGGCGTACGGTTTCGCAGATGACGGCCCGGGCGGGATGCACGCCGAGGCACGCGTGGTGGCCGTGGCCGAAGTAGAGCCGGAGGTGCTCCGGCCGGTCGAGGCGGAAATCGTCGGGCTCCTCCACCACGTCCGGGTCGAACATGGCCGAGGCCGGCGCGGCGAGCACGAACGTCCCCGCGGGGATGACCGTCCGGCGCGGGGTGCCGGCGGCCAGGACGTAGTCGCGCTCGCACAGCCGGGGGAGCAGTTTGAAGAACGGGCTGAACCGCAGCGCCTCCCAGACGTAGCGGTCGAAACGGGAGGGGTCGGGGTCGGCGGCGGCCTCGACGGCCTCCGCCCGCACCTGCGGGCGGAGCATGATCTGCTCCACCGCCTCCACCATGGCGCCCGGCCCGCTCTCCACGGATCCGAGGGGCAGCCCCGCCATGTTGATCAGCAGTCGCTCGTCGCCGACGCCGACCTCGGCCGGGAGGGCGGTGTGGAGGAGGCGGGTGAAGACGTCGTCGGGGAGTGGTCCCCGCCCCGCCGCCAGGGCGGCCCGGCGCTCGGCGAGCAGGCCGCGCAGGTAGCCCATCATCTCCTCGCCCGCACGGACCGACTCGGCCTGGACCGCCGGGTCGCCCTGGAAGTTGGCGAAGCCGTCGACGACAACGGCCCTCGTCCACCGTGACAGGGTCTCCGGAGTGGGCCCGGGGAAACCGAAGTAATCTCCGCACACGCGCAGGGCGACGTGCCGGAACAGCTCGCCGACGGCCTCGATCCGTCCGCGCCGCGCCGCGGCGTCCAACGCCTCGTCCGCGATCCGTCCCACCAGTCCGCGCAGGTCCGCCACGTCCTGCGGGGCGAGCATGACCTGCATCAGCCCCTTTTCCCGCCAGTTCATCGGCGTCGCGTCCCTGCCGAGCATGAACGGCCCGCCCAGGGCCGCGTCCAGGCGCGGGCCGAAGGCCCTGACCGTGAAGGTCTCCTCCCGGGAGAGCACTTCGACGACATCGGCGTAACGGGTCACGACGGTGAACGCCGGCGTGACGAAGATCGGCCGCTGTTCGCGGAGCTCCGCGAACAGCGCGCGCCAGTCGGTGCGCATCCACTCCTGGACGAGGGCGGAGGCGGACCCCGGATCGCGTGCCACGGCCGCGTCGTATCTCGCCAGATGGTCGCCCGTTCTCTCCAGGTGGTCGCCCGCAGCCGACTGATCGACAGCACCCATGCCGTAGGACCCTCCGTCTCACGCGTGAACCGGCCGCTGAAGCCATGGCGGACGGAGATCGTCACTTTCCGTAGCCATTGCTCAGGTGGGCGTCACATTACCTCAGGATGGCTACCGAATGCATTGTTTTGACTCCCGTACGTAATCAAGACGTCACTTCCCGGCAAGTCCCGCCACCCCGCCGTCCGGCCGTTGAATGGGTGGCCGGACCGTGCGCAGGCGGTCTCCGCCGCCGCGAGGAGACCGGTCGGTCTCCGCCGACCGCGAGGAGGCCGCCAGGAGGCCGCCAGGAGAAGCAGAAGAAGACCGCCAGGAGAAGGAGGTAGCGTGACCACGTCGGCCTTCCCGCCGGGTCAGCCGGAGTCAGGCACGGCCGAGACAGTGCCGGAGTCAGGGGCAGCCGAGACGGTG
Coding sequences:
- a CDS encoding cytochrome P450 yields the protein MGAVDQSAAGDHLERTGDHLARYDAAVARDPGSASALVQEWMRTDWRALFAELREQRPIFVTPAFTVVTRYADVVEVLSREETFTVRAFGPRLDAALGGPFMLGRDATPMNWREKGLMQVMLAPQDVADLRGLVGRIADEALDAAARRGRIEAVGELFRHVALRVCGDYFGFPGPTPETLSRWTRAVVVDGFANFQGDPAVQAESVRAGEEMMGYLRGLLAERRAALAAGRGPLPDDVFTRLLHTALPAEVGVGDERLLINMAGLPLGSVESGPGAMVEAVEQIMLRPQVRAEAVEAAADPDPSRFDRYVWEALRFSPFFKLLPRLCERDYVLAAGTPRRTVIPAGTFVLAAPASAMFDPDVVEEPDDFRLDRPEHLRLYFGHGHHACLGVHPARAVICETVRRLLRRPGLHPLPPPDGVIVRAHGIFPDRYVLGLGPAGKGA
- a CDS encoding peroxidase family protein is translated as MTVKPTRASARSIATDGAANRLRFLALTNGRPLWDLAQRVQPVRRRLNASLIDHAIREMPPRPEPLSTMADYTSWASLTDRTFNGRHMPPATGDGSGRPTPERAADLFTRGDAMIPCPRSTVLFAYFAQWFTDGFLRGDTHVPRDPRKNSSNHHIDLNQLYGLDDTATAALRTFDGGLLKSQLINGAEFPPHLCENGKVKSEFSALGVIRFAELTDAQRDTLFATGSDRGNIQIGFTMLTVLFLREHNRVARLLAGHYPRWDDERLFQTARNILIVLLIKLVVEEYINHITPYHFRFTLDPRLSAMLAHAPWHRQNWASAEFNLVYRWHSLIPSTLSVGGRELPMAETMIGGALIPGPGLGRLFEDASRQRAGRIGLFNTDPVLREVDVASIADSRALNLAPYNGYREHCRFPRVRRFDQVSGDPRVSEALRGLYRSVDDLDLYVGLFAEEPGAPEAMLPPLLTKIIAIDAFSQALTNPLLASRVFNAATFSPAGMKIIATTRTLSDVLHRNVPEDPRPRPVSLTWQATR